A stretch of the Nitratifractor salsuginis DSM 16511 genome encodes the following:
- the ubiE gene encoding bifunctional demethylmenaquinone methyltransferase/2-methoxy-6-polyprenyl-1,4-benzoquinol methylase UbiE, which produces MNSKEKQDKIVHMFDEIAETYDLANRVLSFGIDVQWRKKGCDKAYELLGKQKVERIADVATGTGDLLLHWRDRAALKGIDVEDYVGIDPSGGMLEVARKKVDFARFVEGKAQELPLEDESTEIISISYGIRNVVDRQEALSEFHRALKPGGMVVILEFTKQEKKGLTAPLVDLYMKKILPTVGGLVSKNYAAYRYLPDSIEQFLTTEMLSRELVEAGFEIRYVKPFSMGISTLFVAQKR; this is translated from the coding sequence TTGAATAGCAAGGAAAAACAGGACAAGATCGTCCATATGTTCGACGAGATCGCCGAGACCTACGACTTGGCCAACCGGGTGCTCAGCTTCGGCATCGATGTGCAGTGGCGCAAAAAAGGTTGCGACAAGGCTTATGAACTCCTGGGCAAGCAAAAGGTCGAGCGGATCGCCGATGTCGCTACCGGGACGGGAGATCTGCTGCTGCATTGGCGGGACCGTGCCGCGCTCAAGGGAATCGATGTGGAGGATTATGTCGGCATCGATCCCTCCGGCGGGATGCTGGAAGTGGCACGCAAAAAGGTGGATTTCGCCCGTTTCGTGGAGGGAAAGGCCCAGGAACTCCCTCTCGAAGACGAGAGCACGGAGATCATCTCCATCAGCTACGGTATCCGCAACGTCGTCGACCGCCAGGAGGCACTCTCCGAATTTCACCGCGCCCTCAAACCCGGAGGGATGGTGGTGATCCTGGAGTTTACCAAGCAGGAGAAAAAGGGGCTCACCGCCCCCCTGGTGGATCTCTATATGAAAAAAATCCTCCCCACCGTCGGCGGCCTGGTGAGCAAAAACTATGCCGCCTACCGCTATCTGCCCGATTCCATCGAGCAGTTTCTCACCACCGAAATGCTCAGCAGAGAGCTCGTAGAAGCCGGCTTCGAAATCCGCTACGTCAAACCCTTTTCGATGGGGATCAGCACACTGTTTGTTGCGCAGAAAAGATAG
- the luxS gene encoding S-ribosylhomocysteine lyase, translating into MPMLDSFMVDHTRMPAPAVRVAKTMQTPCGDTITVFDLRFCRPNEEMMSEKGIHTLEHLFAGFMREHLNREGVEIIDISPMGCRTGFYMSLIGTPDEEEVAKAWEASMRDVLEVPAQEAIPELNIYQCGSCKMHSLDEAKEIARRVLDRGIGVMNNEELKLDPEKIKGATC; encoded by the coding sequence ATGCCGATGCTCGATAGCTTCATGGTCGATCACACCCGGATGCCCGCCCCGGCGGTGCGGGTCGCCAAGACGATGCAGACTCCCTGTGGGGATACGATCACTGTCTTCGATTTGCGTTTCTGCCGCCCCAACGAAGAGATGATGAGTGAGAAGGGGATCCATACCCTCGAGCATCTTTTCGCCGGGTTTATGCGGGAACATCTCAACCGGGAGGGGGTGGAGATCATCGATATCTCTCCGATGGGATGCCGGACCGGATTCTATATGTCCCTGATCGGCACACCGGACGAAGAGGAAGTGGCCAAAGCCTGGGAAGCTTCGATGCGGGATGTATTGGAAGTTCCCGCTCAGGAGGCGATCCCCGAGCTCAATATCTACCAGTGCGGCAGCTGCAAGATGCACTCCCTGGATGAGGCCAAGGAGATCGCCCGCCGGGTGCTGGATCGAGGAATCGGCGTGATGAACAACGAAGAGCTCAAGCTCGATCCCGAGAAGATCAAAGGGGCGACATGCTGA
- the xseA gene encoding exodeoxyribonuclease VII large subunit: protein MNLITVSALNEKIKSLLEATFMHIRLEGEIASVTYHSSGHIYFSVKDDRSTLRCVMWRSNAARLKFRLEKGAHVVIDGSVGVYTPRGEYQMIAVSVEPYGRGALAVAFEQLKKRLEAQGYFAAERKKPLPRYPRRIALVTAVGGAALQDMLKIARRRWPLTELIVVDTLVQGEGAAESIARAIAYADTLGADIIVTGRGGGSAEDLWAFNEEAVAEAIFQAQTPVVSAVGHEVDTLISDFVADLRAPTPSAAMEMILPDQNELLRTLDERADRLRRRMRELLRSSEERLRREEEALKRASILSRLQSALEEFARLRRDYREVIRYRLSQFEGELLPLQRRCDETIRRQLARQEGRVKILEEQLRLQNPRQRTREGWAEVSLDGRRVPLEHLDPEMEFQLTDAQSRLRARVLHKEPLDTKVR, encoded by the coding sequence GTGAATTTAATAACCGTTTCCGCCCTCAACGAAAAAATCAAGTCCCTCCTCGAAGCGACCTTTATGCATATCCGCCTGGAGGGGGAGATCGCTTCGGTGACTTATCATTCCAGCGGGCATATCTACTTTTCCGTCAAAGATGATCGCAGCACCCTGCGCTGTGTGATGTGGCGTTCCAATGCCGCGCGACTGAAATTCCGTCTGGAGAAGGGGGCGCACGTGGTGATCGACGGCTCGGTGGGGGTCTATACGCCCCGCGGAGAGTATCAGATGATCGCTGTGAGTGTGGAACCGTATGGACGGGGGGCTTTGGCCGTGGCGTTTGAGCAGCTCAAAAAGCGTTTGGAAGCCCAGGGCTATTTCGCCGCCGAGCGCAAAAAGCCACTTCCCCGCTACCCGCGACGCATCGCGTTGGTGACGGCAGTGGGAGGGGCGGCGCTGCAGGATATGCTCAAGATCGCCCGAAGGCGCTGGCCTCTGACGGAACTCATCGTCGTTGATACCCTGGTGCAGGGGGAGGGGGCGGCGGAGTCCATCGCCCGGGCCATCGCCTACGCCGACACTCTGGGAGCCGACATCATCGTTACCGGACGGGGCGGGGGGAGTGCCGAGGATCTCTGGGCCTTCAACGAAGAGGCGGTAGCCGAAGCGATCTTCCAAGCCCAGACTCCGGTAGTGAGTGCGGTCGGACACGAGGTGGATACCCTCATCTCCGATTTCGTCGCCGATCTGAGAGCGCCCACCCCCAGTGCGGCGATGGAGATGATCCTACCCGATCAAAACGAGCTGCTCCGCACCCTGGATGAGCGGGCCGATCGCCTGCGGCGAAGGATGCGGGAGCTGTTGCGAAGCAGCGAAGAACGCCTGCGCCGGGAAGAGGAGGCACTGAAACGTGCTTCGATTTTGAGCCGACTGCAAAGCGCTTTAGAAGAGTTTGCTCGGCTCCGGCGAGACTATCGGGAAGTGATCCGATACCGTCTCAGCCAATTCGAGGGGGAGTTGCTTCCCCTGCAACGTCGCTGTGACGAGACGATCCGGCGTCAGTTGGCACGCCAGGAGGGGCGGGTGAAGATACTCGAAGAGCAACTGCGCCTTCAAAATCCGAGACAACGCACCCGGGAGGGCTGGGCCGAGGTGAGCCTGGATGGCCGGAGGGTGCCTCTGGAGCACCTCGATCCGGAGATGGAGTTTCAGCTGACCGATGCCCAGTCACGCCTTCGTGCCAGGGTTTTGCACAAGGAGCCCCTGGATACAAAAGTCCGCTAA
- the pssA gene encoding CDP-diacylglycerol--serine O-phosphatidyltransferase — translation MSQSRLAYVLPNLFTAASIFTGVLSMIKASQGDFVQAAWLIFLSLVFDGLDGRVARLTRTTSRFGVEFDSLADIIAFGVAPAMLIYFQFGHNYGRFGVLVSALYVIFGAIRLARFNVTHGAGDPNVFIGVPIPTAAVFVASTSLLLTEHPSLRLLEGTLLVLSLLVALLMVSNIRYPSFKKIDLRRPLVLKTLIVLTLLGSLLYLYPAEGFAAIILGYILYGPLRALKLKRLRIHSKE, via the coding sequence ATGTCCCAATCAAGACTGGCCTATGTCCTGCCCAACCTCTTCACCGCGGCATCGATCTTTACCGGGGTTCTGAGCATGATCAAAGCCTCCCAGGGAGATTTCGTCCAGGCGGCGTGGTTGATCTTCCTCTCCCTGGTCTTCGACGGCTTGGATGGACGGGTCGCCCGCCTGACCCGGACCACCAGCCGATTCGGTGTAGAATTCGACTCCCTGGCAGATATCATCGCTTTTGGCGTCGCTCCGGCGATGCTGATCTATTTTCAATTCGGCCACAACTATGGGAGATTCGGCGTCCTGGTCAGTGCGCTCTATGTGATCTTCGGAGCCATTCGCCTCGCCCGCTTCAACGTGACCCACGGAGCGGGAGATCCCAATGTCTTTATCGGGGTACCCATTCCCACCGCCGCTGTCTTTGTCGCCTCGACGTCCCTGCTTTTGACGGAACACCCCTCTTTGCGGCTTCTGGAAGGAACCCTGCTCGTTCTTTCACTCCTGGTGGCTTTGCTGATGGTCAGCAATATCCGTTACCCTTCCTTCAAAAAGATCGATCTGCGTCGTCCCCTCGTCCTCAAGACACTGATCGTCCTGACGCTTCTTGGATCATTGCTCTATCTCTACCCTGCGGAAGGTTTTGCCGCTATCATCCTCGGCTATATTCTTTACGGTCCTCTCCGCGCTTTGAAGCTCAAACGTCTAAGAATCCACTCAAAAGAATAA
- the ftsH gene encoding ATP-dependent zinc metalloprotease FtsH yields MAKKPNDNKNNKNFFNDNPLLAFALFSIVIILVFKLLIGDQAGGLNQMMMPQGQGIVATKKVTYSAVKNLAKEGKIQKVKITPTTIEAIGEEDGRTLRYIAEKIPANDPDFIKILDEKHIEYSGVMGNGFVSEMISMLLPIFIFFAIWIFLAKRMSKGMGGGILGVGKAGKLINSEKPNVKFDDVAGVDEAKEEVKEIVDFLKYPERYIALGAKIPKGVLLVGPPGTGKTLLAKAVAGEASVPFFSVSGSSFIEMFVGVGASRVRDLFEQAKKEAPSIIFIDEIDAIGKSRTAGGPMGGNDEREQTLNQLLAEMDGFGSDTPVIVLAATNRPEVLDPALLRAGRFDRQVLVDKPDFEGRLAILKIHSRDVKLAPDVDLEEVAKATAGLAGADLANIINEAALLAGRQNKKQIEQSDLMEAIERAFVGLEKKNRKINDLEKRIVSYHESGHALMAELTEGATRVTKVSIIPRGLGALGYTLHLPDEENRFLKQKHELLAEIDVLLGGRASEEIFIGDISTGAGNDLQRATDIIKDMITKYGMSDVAGLMVLEKNAGGAFLNGGQVIKDYSEKTAEAIDEAVKKLLDERYKHVKSTLKDYAEAIHEMAKVLLDVEVIEGCKVREIIEEFEKRHNLPSRLAHKDKVEEERCAREERAEKRAEERKGNTAEKPSDESSSESESSGENDEKQQDPSGQNEG; encoded by the coding sequence ATGGCTAAGAAACCCAACGACAACAAAAACAATAAGAATTTTTTCAATGACAACCCACTGCTGGCCTTCGCCCTCTTTTCCATCGTCATTATCCTGGTTTTCAAACTCCTGATTGGCGATCAAGCCGGTGGGCTGAATCAGATGATGATGCCTCAGGGACAGGGCATTGTCGCGACCAAAAAGGTCACCTATTCCGCTGTGAAAAACCTGGCCAAAGAGGGCAAGATCCAAAAGGTCAAGATCACCCCGACCACCATCGAGGCGATCGGGGAAGAGGATGGACGCACCCTCCGGTATATCGCGGAGAAAATTCCCGCCAATGACCCCGATTTCATCAAAATCCTCGATGAAAAGCATATCGAATACAGTGGGGTGATGGGGAACGGCTTTGTCAGTGAAATGATCAGTATGCTTCTGCCCATCTTTATCTTTTTCGCTATATGGATTTTCCTGGCAAAACGTATGTCCAAGGGAATGGGCGGCGGCATTCTAGGTGTCGGCAAGGCCGGTAAACTGATCAACAGTGAAAAGCCCAACGTCAAATTTGATGATGTCGCCGGAGTCGATGAGGCCAAAGAAGAGGTCAAAGAGATCGTCGACTTTCTCAAGTATCCCGAACGCTACATCGCCCTGGGAGCCAAGATCCCCAAAGGGGTCCTGCTGGTGGGCCCTCCGGGGACCGGAAAAACCCTGCTCGCCAAAGCGGTAGCCGGAGAGGCGAGTGTCCCCTTCTTCTCCGTCAGCGGATCGAGCTTTATCGAAATGTTCGTCGGGGTGGGGGCAAGCCGGGTCCGTGACCTCTTCGAGCAGGCCAAAAAAGAGGCACCTTCCATCATCTTCATCGACGAGATCGATGCCATTGGAAAGAGCCGGACAGCCGGAGGCCCGATGGGCGGCAACGACGAGCGGGAGCAGACCCTCAACCAGCTTCTGGCGGAGATGGACGGTTTCGGTTCGGACACGCCGGTCATCGTCCTGGCGGCGACCAACCGCCCCGAAGTCCTCGACCCGGCGCTCTTGCGCGCAGGGCGCTTCGACCGGCAAGTCCTGGTGGACAAGCCCGATTTCGAGGGACGTCTGGCGATCCTGAAGATCCACAGCCGGGATGTCAAGCTGGCCCCTGATGTCGACCTGGAGGAGGTGGCCAAAGCCACAGCCGGACTGGCGGGGGCCGATCTGGCCAATATCATCAATGAAGCAGCCTTGCTTGCCGGTCGTCAGAACAAGAAACAGATCGAACAGTCCGATCTGATGGAGGCGATCGAACGGGCCTTTGTGGGACTGGAAAAGAAGAACCGCAAGATCAACGACCTGGAGAAGCGTATCGTCAGTTACCACGAAAGCGGCCACGCCCTGATGGCGGAACTGACCGAGGGAGCGACCCGGGTCACCAAGGTTTCGATCATCCCGAGAGGGCTCGGGGCTCTGGGATACACTCTGCACCTGCCTGACGAAGAGAACCGCTTCCTCAAGCAAAAACATGAACTCCTGGCCGAGATCGATGTCCTGCTGGGGGGACGGGCTTCCGAGGAGATCTTCATCGGAGACATTTCCACCGGTGCCGGCAACGACCTGCAGCGTGCCACCGATATCATCAAGGATATGATCACCAAATACGGTATGAGCGATGTAGCGGGGCTGATGGTCCTGGAGAAAAATGCCGGCGGCGCCTTCCTCAACGGTGGACAAGTGATCAAAGATTACAGCGAAAAGACTGCCGAAGCGATCGACGAAGCGGTCAAAAAGCTCCTCGATGAGCGCTACAAGCATGTCAAGAGCACCCTCAAGGATTATGCGGAGGCGATCCATGAAATGGCCAAGGTGCTCCTCGATGTCGAAGTAATCGAGGGATGTAAGGTCCGGGAGATCATCGAAGAGTTTGAAAAGCGCCACAATCTCCCCAGCCGCCTGGCCCATAAAGACAAGGTCGAAGAGGAGCGCTGTGCCCGGGAAGAGCGGGCGGAAAAGCGCGCCGAAGAGCGGAAAGGGAACACGGCTGAAAAGCCGTCAGATGAATCTTCTTCCGAGAGCGAATCATCCGGAGAGAACGATGAAAAACAACAAGACCCGAGCGGACAGAATGAGGGTTAA
- the hisH gene encoding imidazole glycerol phosphate synthase subunit HisH, with product MIGVIDYKMGNLGSVLNAFAKVGARAELVSDPKHLKKYDRIQLPGVGAFPDAMEHLRSTGMDEAIREFARSGKPLMGTCLGMQLLFEESEEFGKHQGLGLIPGRVVRFDESKFDHTLKVPHMGWNELFVQRTKGGEDKRWKSEDGRSTLFEGLPDEFYLYFVHSYHAVCDDEYAIGKTYYGYEFVSAVQRENIFGIQPHPEKSHDNGLKIVKNFTKL from the coding sequence GTGATTGGGGTCATCGACTACAAAATGGGGAACCTCGGTTCGGTCCTGAACGCCTTTGCCAAGGTGGGGGCCCGAGCTGAGCTGGTGAGTGATCCCAAACACCTCAAAAAATACGATCGGATTCAATTGCCCGGAGTGGGAGCCTTTCCCGATGCGATGGAGCACTTACGCTCGACCGGTATGGACGAAGCGATCCGGGAGTTCGCCCGAAGCGGCAAACCGCTGATGGGAACCTGCCTGGGGATGCAGCTTCTTTTTGAAGAGAGTGAAGAGTTTGGAAAGCACCAGGGGCTGGGTTTGATCCCCGGTCGGGTGGTCCGCTTTGATGAAAGCAAATTCGACCATACTCTGAAGGTTCCCCATATGGGCTGGAACGAGCTTTTCGTTCAGCGAACGAAAGGAGGGGAAGATAAAAGATGGAAGTCGGAAGATGGAAGATCAACCCTCTTTGAGGGATTGCCCGACGAATTCTATCTCTACTTCGTCCACTCCTACCATGCGGTCTGCGATGATGAGTATGCTATCGGCAAGACCTATTATGGTTATGAATTTGTCTCTGCCGTCCAGAGGGAGAATATCTTCGGCATCCAGCCTCACCCCGAAAAGAGCCACGATAACGGCTTGAAGATCGTCAAAAATTTCACGAAACTCTAA
- a CDS encoding 50S ribosomal protein L11 methyltransferase → MKERYSEVTFVTDSAYVDLLADFIGTVSNEAIEYGEDRIILRTEQDTGELIDKVRAMVREISNDFPLEISEEEKENVDWIQAYQDSVQPIEAGPFYIHPEWYPPKEEKINILINPALAFGSGHHATTYSCLEAIAEYVTPQDRLLDVGCGSGILALAARKLGATVELCDTDPLAVESAAENFRLNDERFEKIWEGSAHKTDQKYTVVVANIIADVLKAIAPQLKARMEKDSLLILSGILDKKEAIVSAAFQDLELLERKQRDEWVTLIYTNKKDVNG, encoded by the coding sequence ATGAAGGAGCGTTACAGTGAAGTGACCTTTGTCACCGATTCGGCCTATGTGGATCTCCTGGCCGATTTTATCGGCACCGTCAGCAACGAGGCGATCGAATACGGGGAGGACCGCATCATCCTGCGCACGGAACAGGATACCGGGGAACTAATCGACAAAGTCCGAGCGATGGTTCGTGAAATCTCCAATGACTTTCCCCTGGAAATTTCCGAGGAGGAGAAGGAGAACGTCGATTGGATCCAGGCTTATCAGGATTCGGTACAACCCATCGAAGCGGGGCCCTTCTACATCCATCCCGAGTGGTATCCTCCCAAGGAGGAGAAGATCAACATCCTGATTAACCCCGCTTTGGCCTTCGGCTCGGGGCATCACGCTACGACTTATAGCTGCCTGGAGGCGATCGCCGAGTATGTCACTCCCCAGGATCGTCTCCTGGATGTGGGCTGCGGCAGCGGGATCCTGGCCCTGGCAGCCCGGAAACTCGGCGCTACTGTGGAGCTCTGTGACACCGACCCCCTGGCCGTGGAGAGCGCCGCCGAAAACTTCCGCCTTAACGATGAGCGGTTTGAGAAAATCTGGGAAGGCTCGGCCCATAAAACCGATCAAAAATACACCGTCGTCGTGGCTAATATCATCGCGGATGTCCTCAAAGCCATCGCCCCGCAACTAAAAGCAAGAATGGAAAAAGATTCTCTCTTGATTCTTTCAGGGATTTTGGATAAAAAAGAGGCTATTGTATCGGCGGCATTCCAGGACCTTGAGCTTCTGGAACGCAAGCAAAGAGATGAATGGGTCACCCTGATCTATACAAATAAAAAGGACGTCAATGGCTAA
- the hisA gene encoding 1-(5-phosphoribosyl)-5-[(5-phosphoribosylamino)methylideneamino]imidazole-4-carboxamide isomerase, which produces MIILPAIDLKDGKAVRLSKGLMDSAKIYSDEPWQVAKHFEELGSEWLHLVDLNGAFAGEPKNLEQIRKIRENCNLKLELGGGIRDEETIRMYLDLGVDRLILGSVAVKDPDFVRKMAAKYPIVVGIDAIDGMVAVEGWAEVSEMKATDLARAFADAGVEAIICTDVGRDGMLSGINVEFTRSIAHASGLPTIASGGLRDIEDIRRLIEAGIYGTIVGKAFYEGTLDLEEAFRLAKGANR; this is translated from the coding sequence ATGATTATCCTCCCCGCGATAGACCTCAAAGACGGAAAAGCCGTCCGTCTCTCCAAGGGTTTGATGGATTCGGCCAAGATCTATAGCGACGAGCCCTGGCAGGTCGCCAAGCATTTCGAAGAGCTTGGGAGCGAATGGCTCCATCTGGTGGATCTCAACGGTGCCTTCGCCGGTGAACCGAAGAATCTGGAGCAAATCCGGAAAATCCGTGAAAACTGCAACCTGAAACTGGAACTGGGCGGAGGTATTCGGGACGAGGAGACGATCCGAATGTATCTCGATCTAGGGGTCGATCGTTTGATCCTGGGTTCCGTAGCGGTCAAAGACCCCGATTTCGTGCGGAAAATGGCCGCAAAATACCCCATCGTGGTCGGGATCGACGCTATCGACGGGATGGTGGCCGTGGAGGGCTGGGCCGAAGTGAGTGAAATGAAGGCCACCGACCTGGCCAGAGCCTTTGCCGACGCGGGAGTTGAAGCGATCATCTGCACCGATGTGGGACGCGACGGAATGCTCAGCGGTATCAATGTCGAATTTACCCGCTCCATCGCCCACGCCAGCGGCCTACCCACCATCGCCAGCGGCGGCCTCCGAGACATCGAAGATATCCGGCGTCTCATCGAAGCCGGAATCTACGGAACGATTGTCGGCAAAGCCTTCTACGAAGGGACGCTTGATCTCGAAGAGGCTTTCCGCCTGGCGAAAGGAGCCAACCGATGA
- the ribD gene encoding bifunctional diaminohydroxyphosphoribosylaminopyrimidine deaminase/5-amino-6-(5-phosphoribosylamino)uracil reductase RibD, producing the protein MKIDDRFYMQLALGEAWRYQGLTYPNPAVGCCVVKEGRILAVEAHHKAGESHAELWAMLAAYEALEGREAAVDSADADAVYDFLQTVPEELFRGVSLYVTLEPCAHHGRTPSCAWALSRFPLHRVVVATADPIPGHGGGLEILADHGIEVATGVCEEEARELLEPFLIWQERAFVLFKLAQTTNGRIGGGYLSSPESLEHVHRLRAVVDELLIGGSTVRTDRPTLDCRFVDQKRAPNVCIYSRQNEFDRSIPLFGVSDRQVRITDDIEPLLDRPSFLLVEGGEGMLKALQDRIDWLLLYQTPKLSAHPLSYNVDQKLKYLHHASIGVDLILWSRFE; encoded by the coding sequence ATGAAGATCGATGACCGATTCTATATGCAGTTGGCACTCGGTGAGGCGTGGCGTTACCAGGGATTGACCTATCCCAATCCGGCGGTGGGGTGCTGTGTGGTCAAAGAGGGGCGCATCCTGGCGGTGGAGGCGCATCACAAGGCGGGGGAATCCCACGCGGAGTTGTGGGCGATGCTGGCGGCCTACGAAGCCTTGGAGGGGCGTGAAGCAGCGGTGGATTCTGCCGATGCCGACGCGGTTTACGACTTTTTGCAAACGGTCCCCGAAGAGCTCTTTCGGGGGGTGAGCCTCTATGTGACCCTGGAGCCCTGCGCCCACCACGGCCGCACCCCCTCGTGTGCCTGGGCTTTGAGCCGCTTTCCCCTGCATCGGGTGGTGGTGGCCACTGCCGATCCGATCCCCGGCCACGGCGGCGGCTTGGAGATCCTGGCCGATCACGGGATCGAAGTGGCAACGGGTGTCTGTGAGGAGGAGGCCCGGGAACTCTTGGAGCCTTTTTTGATTTGGCAGGAGCGGGCCTTTGTCCTCTTCAAGCTGGCCCAGACCACCAATGGACGCATCGGGGGAGGGTATCTGAGTTCCCCCGAATCCCTGGAGCACGTTCACCGTCTCAGAGCCGTGGTCGACGAGTTGCTCATTGGTGGGTCCACCGTCCGCACCGATCGGCCGACGCTTGATTGCCGTTTTGTCGATCAAAAGCGGGCTCCTAATGTCTGCATCTACTCCCGTCAAAATGAGTTTGACCGTTCCATTCCGCTTTTTGGGGTTTCCGACCGCCAGGTGCGTATTACCGATGACATAGAGCCTCTCCTGGATCGTCCCTCCTTCCTGCTCGTCGAGGGGGGTGAAGGGATGCTCAAAGCGCTGCAGGATCGTATCGATTGGCTCCTTCTCTATCAGACCCCTAAGCTGAGTGCGCACCCCTTATCCTATAATGTCGATCAAAAATTGAAGTATCTACACCACGCATCCATCGGTGTGGATCTCATACTCTGGAGCCGTTTTGAATAG
- a CDS encoding 3'-5' exonuclease, with protein sequence MICIFDCETIPDIELIRKNLEVSGLDDLQAIEKAQELYAEAHNGNTFLPLPYHRVVALSAVIADDFGNFIKVGDFGHNSEDEAKIIRHFFDFIEEKNPRLVSFNGRGFDMPMLLIRAMRYNFSFPAWFDQNNPQLNKTKWENYRQRYAEEFHTDLLDSLGGFGAVRNLKLDLLCTMAGIPGKYDVSGDQVTQLYYEGKLEQIREYCQSDVLNTYWLWLKYELLRGKLTREDYARFLLSMKEKMPQEQGYYLPFAEAIEKELERLEI encoded by the coding sequence ATGATTTGTATTTTTGACTGCGAAACCATTCCCGATATCGAACTGATCCGTAAAAACCTCGAGGTGAGCGGGCTTGATGATCTCCAAGCCATCGAAAAAGCCCAAGAACTCTATGCAGAAGCGCACAACGGCAATACCTTTCTGCCGCTTCCCTATCATCGCGTTGTCGCCCTCTCCGCAGTCATCGCCGATGATTTCGGCAATTTCATCAAAGTGGGAGATTTCGGGCACAATTCGGAGGATGAGGCAAAAATCATTCGGCATTTTTTTGACTTCATCGAAGAAAAGAATCCCCGGCTGGTCTCCTTCAACGGCCGCGGATTCGATATGCCGATGCTTCTGATCCGTGCCATGCGCTACAACTTCTCATTTCCGGCCTGGTTCGACCAGAACAATCCCCAGCTCAACAAAACCAAATGGGAAAATTACCGGCAACGCTATGCCGAAGAGTTCCACACCGACCTGCTCGACAGTCTGGGGGGATTCGGCGCCGTGAGGAACCTCAAGCTCGACCTGCTCTGCACGATGGCCGGCATCCCGGGCAAATACGATGTGAGCGGTGATCAGGTAACGCAACTTTACTACGAGGGAAAACTGGAACAGATCAGAGAGTATTGCCAATCGGACGTGTTGAATACCTATTGGCTCTGGCTGAAATACGAACTGCTCAGAGGCAAACTGACCCGGGAAGACTATGCCCGTTTTCTCCTATCGATGAAAGAGAAAATGCCGCAGGAACAAGGATATTATCTCCCCTTCGCCGAAGCGATCGAAAAGGAGCTGGAACGCTTGGAGATTTAA
- the mscL gene encoding large conductance mechanosensitive channel protein MscL, with translation MWKDFKEFLIKGNMVDMAVGFIFGAAFATVVKSMVNNIIMPPLGLLLGKVDFSQLFIPLDGKHYPNLEALDKAGAPAIKYGLFINDFVSFVILGFVVFIFVRYYNRLTKKEEVVEEATTKKCPECAMEIPIEAKKCPYCESMQP, from the coding sequence ATGTGGAAAGATTTCAAAGAATTCCTGATCAAAGGGAATATGGTCGATATGGCTGTGGGCTTCATCTTCGGTGCGGCTTTTGCTACCGTCGTCAAATCGATGGTCAACAATATTATTATGCCGCCGCTGGGCCTGCTTCTGGGCAAGGTCGATTTCTCCCAACTTTTCATTCCCCTCGACGGCAAACACTATCCGAATCTTGAAGCTTTGGACAAGGCCGGTGCGCCCGCCATCAAATACGGTCTGTTTATCAACGATTTCGTCTCATTCGTTATTTTGGGATTCGTCGTCTTCATTTTCGTGCGCTATTACAACCGCCTGACGAAGAAAGAAGAGGTTGTCGAAGAGGCCACGACCAAAAAGTGTCCCGAATGCGCTATGGAAATTCCCATCGAAGCCAAAAAGTGCCCCTACTGCGAATCTATGCAGCCCTGA